ATTTCACTTTTTCCATGATTTGAGCTTTTTTGGTTTTCTTAAGCTTTAAACTAAATGCTAGATTATTAAATACATTCATATGCGGCCAAAGATTATAGCTTTGAAAAACCATAGCACTAGGTCTCTTTTCAGGAGGGAGATGATTCACTTGCTTTCCAGCAATTATTATGGACCCTTCATCAGGCTCAATAAATCCGCCAACACTGCGCAGAACAGTGGATTTGCCACATCCTGAGGGTCCAAGTAACGTAACCATTTCCCCATTTTGAATGTCCAAGGAAAAACTCTTAACACCTTCCCCTGTAGGATAGATCTTGCTTAAGTTAGTTATTGATAAGCTAATTGACACTCTTGGTTACCTTCCTCTCTCTTCGTTCGATTGAAATCATTATTTAAGGCGCATTCCATTTGCAAATGAATCAGCTCCGACAAATTTTCTAGCTGCAAATAACAGGATGATAGTTGGGAGTGTCAATATCACAGAAAACACCGCACCTGCTGTACTTGGATAATCTGCTATTATGGAATACATAATAACTGGCATCGTTTTATAATCTGGTATCCCTACTAGTAAAGTTCCTTGTGCTTCATCTAAAGAAGATAAGAAGGTAAAAACAGAAGCTACAATAATTCCCGGCTTAGCCATCGGCAACGTAATATACCAAAATACCTTTAAAGGAGATGCGCCTGCATCGCGTGCCGATTCTTCTTGAGAACGATGAACATTCTCAAATGCAGCAGAAGGAATCCATGTCATTAACATAAGCGTATTGATTAGATGTATTAAAATAATTCCAATGAATGTATTCATAAGGTTGTATTGATAAAACAAAACGGCAATTGCAACATATAAACCCATTTTTGGAAATGCATTAGTCAGTAAAAAGGAGAAAAGAAAAAACCTCCTTAATGGAAAACTAATTCGGGCAAAAGCATATGCTGCAGGAATACAAATAATAAGGGAAATCA
This DNA window, taken from Niallia sp. Man26, encodes the following:
- a CDS encoding ABC transporter permease subunit, which encodes MLWYFKTLGKGKVIEFILLAIFLLFFFGPLLNLLLLAFSGEWQYPDILPKSWSLEWWSFVLADESIVRSMWLSFLIASIVTLISLIICIPAAYAFARISFPLRRFFLFSFLLTNAFPKMGLYVAIAVLFYQYNLMNTFIGIILIHLINTLMLMTWIPSAAFENVHRSQEESARDAGASPLKVFWYITLPMAKPGIIVASVFTFLSSLDEAQGTLLVGIPDYKTMPVIMYSIIADYPSTAGAVFSVILTLPTIILLFAARKFVGADSFANGMRLK